The genomic segment CGGGGGCCGTTCGCGGAACCACCGCAATGATCCCCCGGTCGTACCCAAGGTTGACATCGACCGGCTTGACATCGGCCTGCGGAGCGATCTTGATCTGCGTTCCGACATGGGTATGTTCGGCATAGATCATTCCTTGGTAGGTGCATCCGGCGCTGAGAGCCAGCACCGCGACAAGGACAGTTTTTTCGAACATGGTCGTTCTCCGTTGGAATTTCGTTAGTCGTTCGGAACCGTCACCAGCGCTTTAATCGCCTGGGGCCGACAGGCCATCCTGGTCGCTGCGACACCCGTCGCGAAATAGGTATGCACTCGCGAGGCCTCGAACCATGCCACTTCGGCATTGAATGAGGAAATGACGGAAAGCGGCTCACTGCGGTCTAAGTCCTCGGCCGGGCAATCGGGATCCTCTCCCCTCGCCGCCTGAAAACTATCCATAAAATCCTTCTTGGCCTTCCTGACCTCCGCCTCAACGAAGGTCGCCTTTTCAAGTTCTGACTTACCTGAAGTCTGGGAGTTGGCTTCGGCAGTTGCTCTGGCTTCGGCACTCACCTTCTCCAACTTTTCCCGGAGCAGTTGTCGATCTGTTTCAATTTTCTTCTTCTCCTCATCACTTTTCCCGGCGTTAGCCTTGGGAATCAGCGTCATGATGGAACGTCGATATCCAAAATCCACCTCACCAGGAGTGCCATCCACTGCCGCCTTCGCCTTCAGGCCTATATGCGACTCTTCGACGAAATACAGGCGCTCATGAGATGAGCACCCGCTCAGCACCGTGACAAGCATCATTGTTATCAACTGAGGGATCACTTGTAACCTCCAGGTTCAGAGCTATACCGTGTGGCATGTAGATCATTTTCTGCAAAATCTATCTTCGTCGTGACTGACTCACTGACGGAAGGCCCGACGACGACTGCCGTGTGCTCATAGCCGATCATGAGTCCATTGGAAATCAGGCTGAAGCCTAATTCCGCGCCAATCACCCGCTTCACAAACAGCCCGGACTCGCTTGGAGCGGCATCCGTCACACAGAACATACCGTCCTCATTGCCGGTCGATTCTTCCGAGCGATGTGGTTGTACCGTGATAACCTTCCTATACCCAATCGATAGTCCTGGATCGTGCGACCCCACACGTACGTCCAGACCAATAGACTGCACCAACAGGACATGGGCATGTGGACTGTTGATCATGGAATACCGAATTGCGCCACCGTGCTGCACTACGCCATGCGCATCCTCCCAATGGACGGCCACGCAGCCGCCAAGGGACAACCCGATCAACAACAAGAACACCCAGCCGCGCACTTGCCCAGATTCCCCAAGCAGTCCATTCCAGGCTCGATCAGGATTGATGGCAGGCGAAACGAGCTGAGCTTCAATCACAAGTTTTGTTTTGTCGGCATGAAAGATTCCAAACTGCCACGGAGTCTTGCGCTAACACGACTGCAGGTGACCATTTTCACCCTTTTTGCATACCGTCCCAGGCAAGGCCAGTGAGCAAGCGAAATCATGGCTCCGCCTAACACGCACCCTTTTGAAGCGAAGCTTGTAGTCCATGTACGTACGTTTTCGCAATACGTACAAATGGCCCTACTGGCTAGCATAAATACCAGCATTTACCAGCTCCTAGGTCATCAGAAGATCGTCGATCCCCCGGTAGGCTGTGATAATATTGCGTGCATATGTGGAGCAGATTTGGCCATGGCCACTCCACCCGAACGTGCGGGCGATCCTCGCACAGAGTGGAGTACCAACAACGAGAACTGACATACAGCGTATTGACGTCAGGCTTTAGGATGAAGTGAAAATGATGCCAGCGTTCGCCCTGAAATAGGGCCAGCAGCATGTCGATGAGCGATTGCTATCTGGGACAAATATCGTGGTTGATACCCGCCGGCAAGTCCTGCTTGTCGAGTTGAAACTTCCGTTCACCCTGCGAGATCTTCACGTAATCTCATACTGCAATTTGGCAATCGAAGAGCACCTCGCCGCTCACGAACGCATGCTTGCCTGTCGTGCCCTGCGGATGCACTTTGAGTACCATGCTGTTCTCATCAATCACGACCGTGACTTCGGCACCCGCCTTCGGCATGACATGCCCATGCCGCTCCGAGCGATTCTTCTTGAGCAGATACGTGGTCCCGTTCGGCACCTTCACCACTACCTGTCCGCCTTTCTCCACCACCACTCCATGCAGCTCCTGCTGATGGCTCTTGACGGCAGACTGATCTGCCATCGCCACCTGTCCCGTCAGTATCGCACTATCAACGCGAGGATCCCCTGCCGCATGAATGTTCGCATCACCTGTCCCTCCTGTGAGTGTTGATCCTGAGCTTGGACCTATGACGCACCTGACAGGACTGGAAGAAACCGCTGGGCAGGTAGCCCAACAATGTGCGCCTCGCAGCCTTGACTGACTCTGAGTCCTTAGCCGCCCTGCCTCAGCTCCGAGTCACTTCGAGCCAGAAAAACTTGTCCTATTCCCTGGGCAGAGGTGTCGACGAACTAGCGAATCTGCCAAGTTTTCTGAACAAACGGCTGGCCTCGCCCACGACGGTCCCACCGCCATCGAACGGCCGTACACCCGACAAACCCGCCCGTTCATTCCCCCAACATATCTAAGCCGCACCCCGCAGTATCGGTGCTTCGCCTTGTGTTATCCTGAGTTCATCCACACACGGGAGGCTGAATCATGTTCCGCTCCCGCATAGGGCTGACCAGTGCCGCACTGCTCGCACTCTGGTGCTCCGCCTCGACATTCCCTGCGGTTCCGACCCTCGCGTCCACCACCATTTTCAGCTATATCAACGAGCAGGGCGTCCAGACTTTCACCAACGAACTGGACGCGGTGCCGGACCAGTACCGCGGGCAACTCACGCAGCGACGTTTCGAGACGGAGACCGTTCCTGATCGACCACCACCAGCCGTGGCCGCTGCTCCTCCGGTGCGTTCAGCCGATACACGCACCATCACTGCCGGCGGGGAATACCGCATGGGGGATCACGACAACCGCGCCGATGCCATCCGCCTGGCGACGGAATCCGCAAAGCAGGACGCGCTTGAGCAGGTGGCGACGTATGTCGAACGCATTACCGAAGTACGTGATATGAACATCACGCGGGATGATATCCGTAGCTTCACGGCGGGCATCGTGAAGGTGCTCGACCAGACGGTTTCCACCAGGCTGGAGCAAGACCACGTCGTCGTTCGTGTCGATCTCACCGCGGAAATCGATCCCCAGGAGGTCACGCAGGCGATCGCAGCCCTCCGGGAGAATGAGCAGGCCCGCCATGAACTGCTCGTACTTCGGGAAGAGACCGATCGATTGCAAGAACAGGTCGATGCCACCAACCGCGCGCTGGCCTCCGCCGCGACTCCTTCCGACGTGCAGCAATACACCGACCAGCGACAAGATATGCTCAACCAACTCCAGGCCAACGCCCTCCTGTCACAGGCCTGGACAAGTTGGACCTATCCCACCGTAGGCTTTTATTCTTATCCTTGGTTCGGCGCACCGGGCATTAACGGCCTCCTGCTCCAAGCGCAACGCCTCCATCCAGGCCATCGCCGCCTCCCACTTGCGCAACGGACGATCACGGCCTACGGCAACAGCACTCCACCGGCCCAAGCGCCGCTCCCCTCGCCGCCGCGCCCCTCACTGCTGGTGCCGCCCATGCCGCAGGCGTACCAGCACCAGGCTCCGCCGCTGCTTAACAGCCAGGGACAGCCGGCCAAGGTCGGGGATGTGGTGGTGGTTCCGACACCTCGATCCGTTCCGGTGGCGCCACAATACCGGCCGCAGCCGCCGCCCTATCACCTGCACCCCAACCACTTCTGGCGCCCCAGCCCGCCCAACATTCAGCGCCCCTCGCTGCCCTCTCGCCAGAGCCCGCCGGCCAGCATGGCCCCGCGTGTATCCGGTGGACCGATGAGCGGCGGCGGACGTTCGTACGGGGGCGGTGGCCACCGCAGCCGCTGACGCGCGCTGAGTGCCGTCTCAGATCCGCCATGACGTCGGCAGGGTCAGGCGTTGCCGGCCGCTCGGCATACACGTCCTCGAATAAGGCGCGGATCGCGAGTCGATTTCAGTTATAGTGAAGGCATGGCGTCCCGGTCTGCTCACCATACGAGCCATGGTTCACACCGCAGAAGCCGCGCTCGCCGCCGTGTCACCCTTTCGGCAGTCCGCCGTTTCGTGGCCTCTCGCTGGCGTACCCTTCGCGCCTTCCTCCGTGCCGTTGGAAACACGCACCCGGTTCTCCGCATCGTCATCATCCCGGGACTGCTCATGGGATGTTGGCTCGGGGCGAACTGGACCTATCATGCAGTCCAGAAACCGACTGAGATGTTGTTCCCGCTGGACAACACGTTAGACAAAAGCCCGCACGAAACCTGGCGACAGTACGGCTCACTCTTCCGGGAACATGCGACGCCATCCGTTGCGCCTGAGCTCCTCGCGGCGCTGGCGCAGGTGGAAGGCGCTGGAAATCCCGTCGCGCGAACCTATTGGCGGTGGCGCTGGTCATGGAATCCGTTCGAATGGTACCGTCCGGCCTCCAGCGCGGTGGGCATGTACCAGATGACCGATGGAACGTTCCGTGCCGCCAAACGCTATTGCGTTCACGATCATACCGTGGTGCAGGACGGTCCTTGGCACGATGTGCGCTCCTGCTGGTTCAACAGCCTTTACAGTCGCGTCTTGCCGAGCCATGCGATCGAACTGACGGCGGCCTCTCTCGATCGTGACATCGCCTCGGCTCTCACGGTTCGCCGTGGGACGCCCGCCGGCGCACGGCAGAGGCACGACCTCGCCGCACTGATCCATCTGTGCGGAGCCGGGGCCGGACGGGATTTTGCCGCCAGGGGATTCCGTCTCACGCCTCACCAGACATGCGGCGACCATGACGTGGCCACCTACCTCGGCCAGGTGCGGGGCTTGACGCAGCAATTCGCCAGATGGGCGAAGGGAGCAACCGGCCAGGTCACACTGGTGAAGGCCCACCGATCCGCTGACTAGGGACCTCCCTAGTGACTCACCGCGTGCATCTTGGACCAATGTGCTCTTCACCATGATCTGGCGATCCGCTGTAACCCGCTCACTGTGCAGGCTGATTTCAGTCGCGCTGCTGTTTGGGCCGACGGGTCCCTCGACAACCTTCGCAGAACCCCGGCCATTGACCGAACCCGAGCCGGACCATTCTGCTGAAGTGGTCGGACCGCCGGAAGCATTCAAACATACATCACCCGCCTCGCAGCTCGATTGGGACAGTGGCCGCGGGAAGAGCTATGTCATCCCCGCCGCCGGGATCCTGACGTACATCTTTCTCCTGAACCAATACGACCGTCATTTCGTCGAACCGCGGGACGAATATCGAACCGACGGCAGCACCATTCGTCAGCAGCTCACCGACTCGAAGTGGGTTATCGACAACGACCAATTCAAGGTCAACCAGTTCCTCCACCCCTACGGCGGCAGCGTGTATTACGGTTTAGCGCGATCCTCCGGCCTGTCGTTCTGGGAATCCTTCCTCTACAGCACGGCGGGCAGCTTCGCCTGGGAGATCGGTGGGGAGCGGACGAATCCTTCGATCAACGACATGATCACCACCCCGATCGGGGGCAGCTTTCTCGGAGAAGCCCTGTTTCGCATGGCCAGTCTGGTCTTAGAAGTGGACGATGGCCGGCCGGGCTTCGTGCGCGAAGTCGTTGCGGCCGCCATCTCGCCGCCCACCGGATTCAATCGTCTGATCTTCGGCCGTCGATTCGATGCCGTGTTTCCCAGCTACACGCCGGCCACGTTTTTCAGATTGGAAGCCGGCGGGACGCTGACGTCCAGCAGCCACAATGTCTCCTCAGGCGTGCGCGAACATGGCGCCGTGGGCGACCTGACGTTGACCTACGGCCTGCCCGGCAAACCGGGCTATCACTACGCGCGACCGTTGGACTATTTTGATTTTCACCTGACCGCCGTCACGGCCAACACCCTGGAGAGTCTCAATACGCGTGGGCTTCTGCTTGGAACCACGTATGCCTCGGGCGACCACACGCGCGGGCTCTGGGGCCTATTCGGCAGTTATGACTATATTTCGCCGCAGGTGTTCAGAGTGTCGAGCACGGCCCTCTCACTCGGCACTGTGTGGCAAACCTGGCTTTCCGAGCGCATCGCGCTACAAGGAACCGCACTCGGTGGAGTAGGGTATGGCGCGGCCGGGAGCATCCAACGACGAGAGGAACGGGACTACCACTATGGCCTGACGCCGCAGGCGCTGCTCGCCTTTCGGCTCATCTTCGGCAACCGGGCCATGATCGACTTCACCGGGCGAGAGTACTATGTCAGCCATGTACTGTCGCCGGAAGGCAACGGCCAGGAGAACATTCTACGTGGCGACGCGGCCTTCACCCTGCGGTTGTTCGACCGGCACGGCATCGCGCTGCGATACGCCGTGGCGCAACGGAACGCCGGCTATCCGAACGTCGAGTACCGCGACCAAACCGTCAGCACGGTCAGCTTGATGTATGTGCTCTTGGGAGCATCGGGATTCGGGGCGGTCGACTGGCGGTGAGCGGATGAGATGAGGCCTGCTCCTAGGAGAGTCCGTGCTGCTGGCGGCCGATGCCGCCGTCGTAGCGGTTGGTGGACTTGAACAGTTCGAACCGGCCGTCCCTCGCATACAAGGCCACGCGCGCGCGCACCCCTTCCATTTCGGCCACCGTCATGGGAGTGAAGCGACGGACAATGTCGAGGTTCTGCTTGAGGACCTGCGGCGAATCGATCCCGCTCACCAACGACGCGATCGGCAAACTCAACACATACCGAATGGCCTCTTGGGGCGTGACGATCCCCTGTTTGATCGGCTCCGCGTTGCCGGTCAGGCTCTTCATGCCGAGGGCGGCAATCCCGCGCTGTGCCAACACCGGCAACACCTCATGCTCGAAACTGCGGTAGGTGCCGTCGAACACATTCAACGGCATCTGGCAGGTATCGAACGGAAAGTCGTGTGACAGCATCTTGAGGTGGATGTTGGGGTGCTTGTGCCCGGTGAACCCGACGAACCGCACCTTCCCCTGCTGCTTCGCCTCCAGTAACGCATCGACCGCCCCGTGCGGGACGAAATGCCGATCGGGATCGTCTTCGTATACCACTTCGTGAATCTGCCAGAGATCGAGATAGTCGGTCTTCAAACGGCGGAGCGAGTCTTCCAGTTGCTGCATGGCAACCTTCTTATCCCGACCGTGGGAGCAGACCTTCGTCATCAGGAAGACCTGCTGCCGCTTTCCTTGCAGGCCCTTCCCCATCAATTCCTCGCTGCGTCCGCCGTGGTACTCCCATGCGTTGTCGAGGAACGTCATGCCGGCGTCGATGGCCTCGTGCAAAATGCGAATGGCCTCGGCCTCGTCCGGATTGCGCCCCCAATGCGCACCCCCGAAACACATCGCCGACACCTTCACGCCCGTTTTTCCGAGCGGGCGGAGCGGGATCTCGCCGGTGGCGGTTCCGGATGGTGCACCATCCGCGGCCAAGGCCCCGGCCAGCCGGCCGGGACCACCGAGGGCCATGAGAGAGCCGGCCAGACCCAGCCGCTTCAACAGCTGACGCCGATTGAGCGATGAGGACCAGAGGGTGTCGTCTGAGTGCGTGGGCGCCATGGGTGACCTGCCCTGTTAGAGGTGGAATCGTACGCTACGCGTCGGCTGCTCCGATGTCAAACCTACGGGATTGAACATGAATCAGCGCCGTCGCGCGGCCGCAAGCAACGCCGGCCGATCTATCTCCAACAGATCACCAATACACTCAATCGACAGGTCGGCGGCCGGAAAGGTCCGCAACGCCTCGGGATCGGTCGCATAATGCCCCTGACGCGGGAACACCGTCGTGACACGTTCTCCCCAATAGGCCTTCACCGCCGTGAGAATGCGTAACTTATCGTCGACCAGGACATAGTGGTCGGCCGGAAACCGCTGCTCCACATCGTCCAGTTCCCGCTCCTTGTGGATATAGATCAGGACGTTGCCCTCCACCGCCTCATACAATCCGGAGCGATCGATCTTGCGCGGCTGGAACACCACGTCGCCATCGGACAGGATGACCGGCCTGCTCCACTCCGCCGCATGTCGCACCACCGCGCAAGCCTGGGGAAACAACCGCTCGGCGAAGGGATAGTTCAGCAGAAATCGGGAGAGCGTGAGTAGATGCGGGTCGCGCGGATAGGCCTGCCGATACCGTTGCAACGCGCCGAGATAATCGACGTACCCCAGCTGTTCCCGCAATTCTTCGAAGATGGCCCAGTACTGCCGCTCCCCCCTGGTCCCGATTTCCTCATCTAAATGTTGCGTGAGGTCGGCCGCGATCCGGTCATTGTCCAGCAACGTATTGTCGACATCGAAGAGCACGACCACCGTTGGTTCCGCCATGGCGTCAGCGTCTTCCGCTCCATTTCCAGTTTTTGATCTCGGGCATGTCGGCCCCATGCAGCTCGATATATTGCTTGTGCTGCATGCGCTTGTCGCGCATCTCCTGCTTGAGATAGGCGGCGCGGGCACCGAGCTGCGGCACACGATCCACCACATCGGACACGAGATGAAACCGGTCGAGATCGTTCAGCACGACCATGTCGAACGGCGTGGTCGTCGTCCCCTCTTCCTTGTACCCACGGACATGCAGATTGTGATGGTTGGTCCGCCGGTAGGTCAGCCGATGGATCAGCCAGGGATAGCCGTGGAACGCGAAGATGATCGGCTTATCGGTCGTGAAGAGGGCATCGAATTCCTTATCCGACAACCCATGAGGATGCTCGCTGGCCGGCTGCAGCTTCATCAGATCGACCACATTCACGACACGCACCTTGAGGTTGGGCTGGGCGATGCGCAGAATCTCCACCGCCGCCAAGGTCTCCATGGTCGGCACATCCCCGCAACAGGCCATCACCACATCGGGATCGCTCCCCCGATCGTTACTCGCCCATTCCCAAATGCCGATCCCGGCGGTGCAGTGCAGCACGGCGGCGTCCATATCCAGCCACTGCGGCGCCGGCTGTTTGCCCGCCACGACGACGTTCACGCAGTCGCGGCTGCGCAGACACCGGTCTGTGATCGACAGCAGCGTATTCGCATCCGGCGGCAGATAGACACGA from the Fimbriimonadaceae bacterium genome contains:
- a CDS encoding transglycosylase SLT domain-containing protein — its product is MASRSAHHTSHGSHRRSRARRRVTLSAVRRFVASRWRTLRAFLRAVGNTHPVLRIVIIPGLLMGCWLGANWTYHAVQKPTEMLFPLDNTLDKSPHETWRQYGSLFREHATPSVAPELLAALAQVEGAGNPVARTYWRWRWSWNPFEWYRPASSAVGMYQMTDGTFRAAKRYCVHDHTVVQDGPWHDVRSCWFNSLYSRVLPSHAIELTAASLDRDIASALTVRRGTPAGARQRHDLAALIHLCGAGAGRDFAARGFRLTPHQTCGDHDVATYLGQVRGLTQQFARWAKGATGQVTLVKAHRSAD
- a CDS encoding DUF3943 domain-containing protein; this translates as MTEPEPDHSAEVVGPPEAFKHTSPASQLDWDSGRGKSYVIPAAGILTYIFLLNQYDRHFVEPRDEYRTDGSTIRQQLTDSKWVIDNDQFKVNQFLHPYGGSVYYGLARSSGLSFWESFLYSTAGSFAWEIGGERTNPSINDMITTPIGGSFLGEALFRMASLVLEVDDGRPGFVREVVAAAISPPTGFNRLIFGRRFDAVFPSYTPATFFRLEAGGTLTSSSHNVSSGVREHGAVGDLTLTYGLPGKPGYHYARPLDYFDFHLTAVTANTLESLNTRGLLLGTTYASGDHTRGLWGLFGSYDYISPQVFRVSSTALSLGTVWQTWLSERIALQGTALGGVGYGAAGSIQRREERDYHYGLTPQALLAFRLIFGNRAMIDFTGREYYVSHVLSPEGNGQENILRGDAAFTLRLFDRHGIALRYAVAQRNAGYPNVEYRDQTVSTVSLMYVLLGASGFGAVDWR
- a CDS encoding aldo/keto reductase, whose product is MAPTHSDDTLWSSSLNRRQLLKRLGLAGSLMALGGPGRLAGALAADGAPSGTATGEIPLRPLGKTGVKVSAMCFGGAHWGRNPDEAEAIRILHEAIDAGMTFLDNAWEYHGGRSEELMGKGLQGKRQQVFLMTKVCSHGRDKKVAMQQLEDSLRRLKTDYLDLWQIHEVVYEDDPDRHFVPHGAVDALLEAKQQGKVRFVGFTGHKHPNIHLKMLSHDFPFDTCQMPLNVFDGTYRSFEHEVLPVLAQRGIAALGMKSLTGNAEPIKQGIVTPQEAIRYVLSLPIASLVSGIDSPQVLKQNLDIVRRFTPMTVAEMEGVRARVALYARDGRFELFKSTNRYDGGIGRQQHGLS